AAGTTTAGAGATGAAAACAATGAGTGGCATGAAGTCAAAGCCGGTGACCACGTGCAATGTGCCAGCGGACAAGCTCATCAGATAATGAACGACTCGGATGAAGATCTCACCTTTTACGTCATCGCGAATAATACAGAAGTGGAGATAGCCGAATATCCGGACACAGGAAAAGTCCTCATTTTACCGCAACGTAAGCTTGGTTTCATGCATGAGGCGGAGTATTACGATGGAGAGGAGTAATCCTCCAAACAAGGCTGAAGCCCTCTAAATTACCGGGTCGAGTTCAAAAATTAGTAAAAAGGATTGGGGTTTCATAGCTCCCCTTGTGGACGCCCTATGTACTGGTAGCCCTTTAGGAAGCTTAAAAACAGCAACAGTCCCAGATGTTTTGGAAGGTGAATATGACATTCAATTCACTCGGGCAACTTGGGAAGACTATTCAGAACCTGTAGTAGTTCGACATGCGGAAGTTTCACGTGTTGATATGATATACCCAGAAGGCTGGGTTATGATTACTTCTAATCCAGACCAAGCGTCTGTCTTTGAAAAAGGAACTTTCATGGGCAAAACACCTTTACGCTTAAAAGGCTTAAAGGAAGGCACCAAACACTACACACTTCGAATGGAAGGCTACGAAGACTTGGAAGTAGCCACCGAAGTTGTCGCTCAATCTGAGAAAAAGCTGGAAGGTGAACTTCTAAGCTGGGATCGAGAAGTAAACTACAGCCAACTCGACATTCCTCCAACCCAAACCAAACGAGGATTGAGTAATACGCAGCGTCTGATTGGCAAGAATGCACATCGCTTCTTGGTGGATTTCGTAATCAATAAGGAAGGCGTTCCTGAACAAATTGAAGTTCTCGAAACGACTAACCTCCGAGCCCACGATCGCCTTTTAAAAGATATTTCCAAATGGGTTTTTGAACCCGGTATGCGAAAAGACCATGCGGTTAAAACTCGGGTTCGTCTCCCCATCATTCTGGGCGAAGTGAGCAAACTTCCTCCCACAGTTGAGCTCGCACGCGTCGACAATGAAGATGAATAAACTTTATAGTTAAAAGCACAAAGCGGTTCTATAAACGTCTGTCCGGTTCGCCGGGCAGGCGTTTTGCTTTTACCATTCGGTTGATTCGCGATCACGAAGAAACTGTCCTGTTAGATCCGGGGATGCTTCCGTAGCCAACCAAAGAATGGTATCGGCCCCCTCTTCCAGAGTTCCAGTTGCATCCGCCCCTCCCATCTCCGTCTTGATCCAACCTGGGCTGACTGAATTAACCGTAATTCCTTCAGATGAGAGTTCATTCGAAAGCAAACAAGTGACAGCATTGAGCGTCGTTTTAGACATGCTGTATGCCGGTGCCCAACTTCCCATACTCGATAATTGTCCCGCCAAGCTGGATACATTTATTACTCGAGCGTCCTGGCTCTTCCTCAGGTACGGAAGGAACGACTTAGTTACTCTCAAAGGCCCCAGAGAATTTGTATCGATCGTTTGCTCAATCACTTCCTGAGAAACGGATAAAATGGATTCTGAAGCATCGAGCAGAATACCGGCATTATTGACCAAGACATCAAGACGCTCAAAAAGCTTACCAAACTGCTCCGCAGCTTGAACAACCCGGTTACTATCTGATACATCGAGCTCCAAAAAGTTGAGATGCTCCAAAAGAGAACCCCATGCTCTAGTAGCCTCCCTTCCCTGTTCTACTTTCCGGCAGCTTAAAACTACCTCGAAATCGGCATGTAGCAGTTCCTTCACAACCTGGAGTCCAATACCTCGATTGCCACCCGTTACCAAAGCAATGTTGCGATCACTCATAGCTACGATCTGGCCTGTCACTTTCCGACGTAGTCGTTGTTAGCTTTGGTGCATATATACCAAACACCCATCCAAAGAACTTGCGGAAGAATCGTTTTAAGTCTTCAAGAATCAAATATAGAGCTGGAACCAATAGCAGTGTAATGAATGTGGCAAACAGGACACCGAAAGAAAGTGAAGTTGCCATGGGGATCAAGAATTGAGCCTGTAAAGAACGCTCCAAAAGAATCGGAACTAACCCGACAAAAGTCGTCAAAGAGGTTAGGATAATGGGGCGAAACCTGGCAATACCTCCCAGATGTACCGCTTTTATCAGAGGAACTCCTTTCTCTCGAAGCTTGTTGATATAATCTACAAGGACCAACGAGTCATTTACAACCACTCCAGACAGAGCGATAATACCTAACATTGAAAGCATGTTCAGATCCTGAAACGTGCCCAAATTCTGAAAGTTTAGCAGATGGCCAAAAATGGCCCCTGCCACTCCAAAGGGAATCGCCGATATCACGAGAATAGGTTGCACATAACTCTTAAAGGGAATTGCAAGCAGCGTGTAGATGATGATTACCACAAAAATCATTCCGCCAACTAGAACAGGAATCAGCTCCTCAAAATCCTTTGCCTCTCCATCCTTTAACGCCTCAACGCCAGGATAATCGGCCAAGATTTCATCTAGAATGGAGGGCTCTATTTCCATGCCAGCCAACTGCATAAATCGCTTTTGTATGGGATGAACTGGATACAGCGCCCGATTGATGTCGGTAGGATTTGCAATTTCTTTATCCGCATCGGCCTGCACATTGATGACCCGCTTACGGTCAATTCTCGTTACACTTGAATAACCAATTCCAAAATCAATGTCCGCAACTTCAGAGATAGGAACGGAGGTTCCAGTGGGCGTTCGGACGTACATATTCTCCAAGTTACCAATGGATCCACGCTCACTCTTAGGATAACGCACCATTACCCGGACGTCGTCCTGGTCTCGCTGAATTCGTTGAGCTTCCCCTCCATAAAATGCCTGCCTTACTTGCCGACCTAGATCCGCTGAATTAAGCCCCAATGTTCTAGCGTTATCCTTCAACCGAATTTTCAACTCTGGTTTCCCTTCGCCATTAGTATCCCGAATATCTTTCAAGCCAGCGTATTGACGAAGATGCTCCTGAATCGCCATGGACGCTTCCTTCATTTGATCCAGATCAGAACCTGTTAAGCGAATATTAATAGGCAACCCAACGGGACCGGAAGCACTCGCCTGGAAGGTGAGCAACCTGGCACCAGGAATTTGCCCTACCTTATCACGCCACGCATCAACCACCTGAAAGGCATCTGAATCGCGTACTTCGCTTTTTGCCAGCTCCACAATCACTGAACCTATATTACTTCCAACAGAGGTACTCTCAGGATTTGGACCACCCGTCATAGTAAAATACCCAATCGACACACTCTTATGAAGGACAGGATCAATTTCTCCACGACCTAACGCATCTCGCGACACTTCATTGAGGGAATCATCAATCCGCCGAATGGCTCGTGCCGTTTCCTCTGATGAAGTACCTTCGGGCATCATCAATTGAACCAAGATAAAGTCACTTGGCACATTGGGAAATTGAACGAAGCGTATCCAACCACCTGCGACAATTCCGATACTAACAATCAGGATGGCTATAAATCCGCCTAGGGTTGCATAACGATACACTAGGACTTTCTCAACAAGAGGATCATAAACATTTTTTATGAACCGCTCCAGCCCGTCAGAGAAATTACGCTGAAACCGGGAAAAGAAGTTAAGCTGATCACGGTGCTGACGATCTCCAACATGGCAAAGCGACAAGTGATAAGGCAGCACGAGTTTACTTTGAACCAACGAAAACAAGAGGGTCGGAATTACGACTAATGGAATGGATGCAAAAAACTTTCCCATTAATCCTGGAAGAAATAGTACAGGCGTAAAAGCAACGATCGTAGTTAAAACGGCAAAGGTAACCGGTGTAGAAACTCGATGTGTTCCCCGGATGGCAGATTGCACTCCCGGCCCACTCTGTTGAAATTCAGAAAAGACACTTTCGCCAACCACGATAGCGTCATCAACGACGATACCCAGCACTAGGATAAAGGCAAAGAGGGAGATTAGATTGATGGTTAGGCCAAAGGTAGGTCCGACAAGAAATGTAGCTAAGAAACTGACTGGAATTCCTGCAGACACAAAGAAAGCCAAAGACGGACGCAAAAATAGGGAAAGAGAAAGTAACACCAGAACGAAACCAATCGCTCCGTTCTCAAGAAGCAGGCTTAAGCGATCCTCTAAATAAAAAGACGAGTCTCCCCACCCTTCCATGCTGATCCCCTCCGGCAGCCAAGTCTCTCGTGATTCTTCGACATACTTTTGAACCTGTTCACTTATATGAATTGGGTTTTCATTTCCAACTTCCCTAACAAGAACCAGGGCCGCAGGCCTTCCATTAAAATCTGTGGATACACTAACGTCTTCGAATCCATCCACAATCTCAGCCACATCTCCTAGCCGTATATCGGTACCATCCGGTCTACTGATTAGGACAAGCTCTTCAAACTCACTTCCCCGATAAGCCTGCTCCTTCGTTCGAAGTAAAATTTCACCGCCGCTCGATTTAATCTGACCGGCTGGCAGGTCCAATGAGTTCCCTCGAACCACCTGCATCACGTGGTCAAATGTCAGACCATACTCTCGTAATTGCTGCTCGGATACCTCTATGGACATCTCATAATCACGCATGCCACGGACAAAAACCTGACTCACGCCATCGAGCTGTACCAAATCGTCGCGTACTCGCTTAGCCAATCGTTTAAGCGTATGCTCATCAGTGTCCCCATAAATACCGATCCAAATGGTGTCCTTCTGAATCAGAAACTCTTCTATGATGGGCCGTTCCGTTTCATTCGGAAAGGTGGTGATGGCATCTACGCGAGTCTTAATATCCTCTTTGAGCTTACGAATATCGTACCCTTTCTCAACCAAGACCGACACAGATCCAAAATTCTCTACGCTATTGGACTGCAGCTCTTTAATTCCCTCCAACCCCTGAAGTGCCTCTTCAATGCGGATAACCACTCCTTCTTCCACTTCCGCAGGAGAAGCACCCAGATAGGGAACACGAATCACAACCGTATCTAATGAAAACTGAGGGAATAGCTCCTTCTTCATAAAGAAGAGAGAAATACCTCCCCCGACTACCATCAGGAGCATTGTTAAATTGGCAGCAACGCCGTTGCGTGTAAACCAGGCGATCATCTGGCTGCCTCCGAGGTATTCGTAGTATCTACAACAACATCCATTCCATCGACAACAATTCCCAGTTGGGTCAAACAGAGTCGGTCGCCATCTTCGAGACCTGCCGTTACAAAGACCGTTTCAACACCGGCTTGAGCGACTTGTATTGAAGTAACCTGCAATCGATCAAACTCATCAATTACATGAACAACATCTCCCGGCTTAAGCGCTGCCCTTGGAATCACAAATCCTTCTCCTAAAGACCTGCCTTGGATTTCTGCCGCCACAAACTGCCCTACCTTCAATGGCGGCTTGGAAGGCTCATCGCTGACACCGTAGGGATCATCCACCTTGGCGACCAGGAACAGCTGCCGAGTGGAGGCGTCCATGACTCCTTCTGCTCGATCAATAATGCCCTTCCAGGTCCACGTTTTGTCACCCATGGTAGTTGAAAGAATGACGGAAGGCTTTGCTGTTTGAGACTCTCCATCTCGATAGCGTTCAGGAATTTCAATATACCCTGCCTGCTTGGTGGAAATGGGCAATCTGACTTCGGCCACATCCACTGAGAATATACGCACCAGCTGTGTCATTCTCGCATTCACAGTCTGGCCAACATCTACCATTTTTGCCTGAACTCGACCGTCATAGGGTGCTCTCACCGTGGTCTTAGACAAGTTGCGTTGAGCTACTTCTAATGCTGCCTCAGCAGCTAGCCTGTCGGCCTGCGCTTTTTCCAACTGCGGTTTACGTAAGGCCAAATCATTGGGTTCGCCACGCCCCATTTCTTTCCAGTCAAGCAGTGCTTGTTGACTCAAGTTCTCCTCCTGAGCATAGGCCAATTTCGCTGCAGCTAAACGCCCTTGGGCATTTGCAATCGCAGCCTCGTATTCGATTTTTTCAATCTCCAGAAGTACATCTCCCTCTTTGAAAAAACTACCGGGAAGAAGCTTGGGTGATATCCGTTCAATCACACCTGATACTTCCGTGGTTAAAATGGTTTCCGTACGAGGCTGAACCGTTCCCTGCGAATTCACCTTCAGAACCAAAGGCTCAGACTTAAGTGCCTGAACCTCCACGCGTGGGTAAATCTTAACCACCTCCGCTTGCGGCGGCTCACTCTTCAGCAAGAGCACCACAACCGTAAAAATGACCGCAAAGAGTATAAACACAATCGGCAGTAGAGCCTTGAGCAAGATGTTACCTTTTTTGAAATCACTTCGAGTATTCATAGTTTACTCCTCTTCTTCTAAATTGATACCTCCACCTAACGCTACGTAGAGGTCGATACGGTTTTGAATGACACGGTTAATGGATGAAATGCTTTGGCTCTGCGTTTCGAAGGAGCGACGCTCGGCATCGAGCACACCTGTTATATCGAGCACCCCGCGCTCATACAAGAGCCAGGCTTGCTCGAGCGCTTTATTACTTTGCTCTGCTGCGACGCTCAACTCGTCTACCAGATTTACCAGATAGCCTTGATTGGCCAGGGCAGTTTCCACTTCGCGGAATGCATTTAGAATGGCTGATTCGTAATTAGAAACTTGTTCATTGAGTTGGGCTTCTGCCTGTCGACGCTGAGCACTCAACTGCCCTCCCCTGAATAGGGGTGCGGTTATATTTCCTGCAATCGACCAAACGGAACGGTCGGAATCGAGGAGATCGTCCAAGTCACTTGAGGCCTGCCCAAGAGTTCCTGTCAGTGTGATGTCGGGCAGACGATTTTTCTTTGCTAAATCAAAGTTAGCGCCCAGGGCAGCCAGTCGACGCTCAGCTGCTCGAAGATCAGGACGTGCTTCCAACAAGGATGCCGGCATTCCAGCAGGAATGGGTTTTCCTGCAGCCGGTAATTCCTTAGTCACTGCAATATTTCTTCCAGGATAATCGCCTACCAAAGTTTCCAGTAGGCGAATAGCTTGATCCAGCGCACCCTCACTAATACTTACCTGAGACCGCACGACTGCAGCCTGGGATCTTGAAAGGCGGAGATCGAAGGCCTGCACTAAACCACTTTGATAACGGTTTTCCAGGATCTTCAAATTCGAATCAAAGCTCTCCGCGCTTCGCTTAGCCAGGTCTCGTTGATACAGTAATTCCTTAGCGTTATACCAGGCTTTCGCTATCTGAGAAATGATGGTCAGTCTGAGCGCGGAAGCATCGTAGCCAGATGCTTCAAGCAAGGCGATCGTTGCACTATGTTGATCGCGCACCTTTCCCCAGACATCGATCTCCCATTGAGAAGATAGAGCCAGATTGTAGTTCGTAGTTTCAAATGAACCAAAGGGATTAAACAGTTGCTTTTGCTTATTCCCAGAAAGACCCGCCCCTAAACTCGGATAACGGATTGCCCCGGTAATCTGTGCGCTGGCCTCCGCTTGTTGAAGACGGAACATAGCCGCTTGCAAGGAAGGATTTTGCTGAAATGCATTATCAATCAATGCAATCAATTGTGGATCATCAAAGTCAGATAACCAACCTTCTTCCAGATTTCCGGAAACGACAGATTGGCTCCAATTATCCGGAACATGCTTCTGAATCTGCGGCAGTCCATTTTGAGATTCCGGACTAGTAGTCACACAGCCTGAAAACATGGCGAGGGAGGCGAAGAGACTTAAGCTGCGAAGTGAGGAGTTCATTGAGTTACATGCACCGGGGCAGATTCAATCCCGGTGGCGATAAAATCGATATATTGGTCAAGAAACTGATCGAAATCGGATCCACTCATGCCTCTCCCAATAAATTGCAACCGAGGGAAGTGCATCATGAATCCGACCATAGAGCAGATAATGAAGTGCAATTTGTTCATGACCGCCGCCATATCAAGTTCAGGCAGGGCTTTTTGAAAGGCTAGCAGGAAGGTTTGAAAGATTTCCTGAAAAATCTCTTCGTCCAACTCGCACATAAAATCGAGCGGCTCTGACATACACCGCGCAATTGCCTGAGCAAAACGACGCCCTTCCTTTGACATCAGTTTAGATACCGCAGGCCTTACCAGGATATCAACTAACTCACTTACAGGCACAAGACCATCGATTGTTTTCTCCTGGGCCTGACGCAACATCGCGAGTCGTTGATCATTCAGCGGTGTTATACGATAGATGAAGAGCTGCTTAATTAATTCTTCCTTCGAACCAAAGTGGTAATTGATGGAGGCAATATTTACACCCGCGCGTTGCGTGATGTTCCGAATAGACGCACCCGCGAAACCACAGTCAGCGACTTCCGACTCGGCCGCATCCAGGATCTTTATCTGCGTCTCATTCATTCAAACGTTTGATTTAAACGATCATTTGAATAAATGGAGATTTTCTGTAATTGCAACCCAAATCGCGAATTTTCTTTAACCTTCTAGGGCGATGCCCAAAAAAGAAATTCCCATCAAGACTCATGAATAACGATCCATTTATGGAAGCCGCCATTGAAGAAGCCCGCAAAGGACTCGTGGAAGGAGGTATACCCATTGGCTCTGTGATTGTTCATGACGGGAAGATTATAGGCCGAGGGCACAATCGCTGTATTCAAAGCGGAAGCGCTATTCTTCATGGAGAAATGGATGCCTTGGAAAATGCGGGACGCTTACCGGCAAGCATTTACAGGGAATGCACACTCTACGCCACCCTCTCCCCTTGCTCCATGTGCACAGGAGCCATTCTACTCTATGGGATTCCCAAGGTGATCATCGGCGAAAACCAGACCTTTATGGGCGAAGAAGATCTTCTTCGTTCCAAAAGAGTCGAAACAGTCGTGATACAAATCCAGGAATGCATCGACATTATGACTAGCTTTGTAGAAAACAATCCAAGCTTGTGGAACGAAGACATCGGCACCACACCCTGAGAACCCTATGAATAAAACGACCATATTCTTATCTTTCCTAGCACTGACAATTGGATCTTCAGTCCACGCCACTTACTTTGGAAACGGCATGAAGATTGGCGAGGTCGATCAAGAGTCTGCCATTATTTGGACCCGCCTCACTCGAGATGCCGAATTCAACATGCAAGGGCACATGTGGATTGAATACGAGGTGCCCCCAGAAAGGGGCAGAAAGGAATATGCCAGCCGCATGCCAGAAGGAGCCACCCTCAATGACATGGCATTCAGTATGCCTGGAATCGAAGGCGAAGTAAGACTCATTTACTGGCCTGAGGACGATACCAGCAACGTTGTTCAGAAAGACTGGACACCGGTTAATCCGAACCAGGATCACACAACGCAAATCCAGATAGATGGACTCGAGCCAAATACTCAATACGAGATTGTTTTAGCGTCTCGCAACACCGATGGAAAACTGGAGGCATCTGTCACCGGAGAATTTAAAACGGCTCCTGCGGTTAGTCAGGAAGAAGAAGTAACCTTCACCGTGGTCACCTGCCACGACTTCATCCGTCGGGACGATCTTGTAAATGGACACAACATCTATCCTTCGATGGCCCGTATGGTGAAGCCCGACTTTATGGTGCATGCCGGAGACATCGAATATTATGACAAACCAGATCCTTGGGCCCGTAGCGCCGAACTAGCACGCCACAAATGGAATCGCCTTTTCGCCCTCCCCTACCAAGTTGATTTTTATCGTCAGTTCGCTTCCTATTTCATCAAGGATGATCACGAGACCTTGAAGAACGATGCCTGGCCCGGACAGAACTACGGCGACCTCACTTGGGAACAGGGATTAGCCATTTACCGTGAACAAGTACCCATGGGCGAAAAGACCTATCGTACTATTCGCTGGGGAAAGGACGTTCAAATCTGGATGGTTGAGGGCCGTGATTTTCGCAGCCCTAATACCATGCCAGATGGTCCAGGGAAAACCATCTGGGGTGAAGAACAGAAGGCCTGGTTATTCAACTCGATGAAAACATCGGATGCTTCTTTCAAAATACTGATTAGTCCCACTCCCATAGTAGGTCCTGACCGTGGCAGCAAAAACGACAACCACGCAAACGAAGGATTCACCTGGGAAGGTGATCAGGTCCGTGAATTTCTCAGCACCTTGGACAACACCTTTGTACTTTGCGGGGATCGCCATTGGCAGTATGCCACCGTTCATCCAGAGACGGGAGTTCGTGAATACTCGGCTGGATCGGGATCGGACCTACACGCCGGAGGTTTTAAATATTCACTACGCACAGAAGCCCATAAATTCCTTCGTATCGAAGGAGGATTCTTGAGTGTGAATGTTCAACGCGAGGAAGGTGTGCCACAGGTCACCTTTACCCATCACGATGTGGATGGAAACCCGGTTAATGTGGAAGTTTTTAAGGCAGAGTAGATTCTAGTAGGTGTCTGTGTTCAGGTGTCAGAAAACAGATCTCACATCAGATCCGCAACGGTCGCCTCGGCGATGCGACCCTACCATTAAATCGTTATAAAATTCGGTAGGGCCCGATCGCCGAGCGGGACGTTGCAGAGACATAGGAAGAAACGGAGCTAAATTCAATAAACACTTACACCTCCCGCCTCTCGTCTCGTTTTCTTTGTCCCTTGAATTGACTCAGGGGTTTGACCGCTCCATGTAAGGTGAGTCTATTAATCGGCAATCAATAGAAAAAGTCATGGCCACACCCGAATTCCATTACCAAAACCCATTCCCTTTAACAGGAGACAGAACCGAGTATAATTTACTCTCCTCAGAATACGTCGAAGTATCTGAATTTGAAGGAAAACCCATCCTCAAGGTTCACCCCGAAGCCTTGGCCATGGTCGCTCAAGCAGCCATGCGTGACATAGCATTCTTTCTCAGACCCGAGCACCTGGAAATGGTATCCGCCATTCTGGAGGATCCGGAATCCTCTGATAACGACCGCAACGTAGCACTCACATTGCTGAAAAACGCCGAAGTTTCCTCCCACGGCATCCTACCATTTTGCCAGGATACCGGCACCGCGATCATCATGGGTAACAAGGGACAACAAGTCTGGACTGACAGCAATGATGCGGAAGCACTTTCTAAAGGTGTCTATAATACCTACACGAAGGAAAACCTTCGCTACTCGCAGAATGCCCCACTCTCGATGTACGAGGAAAAGAACACCGGCACTAACTTGCCGGCCCAGATCGATCTTTATGCGACAGAAGGCATGGAGTACAAATTCCTCTTTGTGGCAAAAGGCGGAGGCTCGGCTAACAAAACCTATTTTTATCAAAAAACGCGGGCGGTATTGAATCCCGTTGCCTTGCAAAAGTTTCTGCTGGAACAAATGGGGACTCTAGGCACGGCCGCTTGCCCACCCTACCACGTAGCATTCGTCATTGGCGGGACCAGCGCAGAAGCGAACCTGAAGCACGTCAAATTGGCTTCGACCAAGTATTACGACGAGCTACCGAAAGAAGGAAACGAACATGGTCAGGCTTTTCGCGATGTTGAACTGGAAAACCAACTCCTCGAACAATCACGAAAGCTCGGTTACGGAGCCCAGTTTGGAGGTAAATACTTTGCATTAGACGTTCGCGTGATTCGCCTACCGCGCCATGGAGCTTCCTGCCCCATAGGCATGGGTGTCTCTTGTTCGGCCGACCGAAACATGAAGGCTAAGATCAACAAGGACGGCATCTGGCTAGAAAAACTGGAAACGAATCCTGGCCGCTTCATTCCGGATCACTTGCGCGAAGCCGACTACCAGGGTGTGGTCAAAGTCGATCTCAATCGTCCGATGACCGAGATTCTGGCACAGCTTAGCGAACTCAAAGTTGAAACCCAGTTGAGCCTCACCGGCACGATCATCGTCGCTCGGGATATCGCTCACGCCAAGCTCTTAGAGCGCCTGGAGAAAGACGGGGATCTACCCGATTACTTTAAGAATCACCCTGTTTATTATGCGGGTCCAGCGAAGACTCCAGAGGGTCTACCTTCCGGGTCATTCGGCCCGACTACTGCCGGTCGTATGGACAGCTACGTCGAACCCTTCCAAGCGGTTGGAGGCTCCATGATCATGCTGGCCAAAGGTAACCGCAGTCAGCAGGTCACCGATGCATGTCAAAAGCATGGTGGATTTTACCTGGGCTCCATTGGAGGACCAGCGGCCATCCTTGCTCAAGACAACATCAAGAAAGTGGAGCTGGTCGAATACGAAGAGCTAGGCATGGAAGCCGTATGGAAAATCGACGTTGAAGACTTTCCGGCCTTCATTCTGGTAGATGATAAAGGAAATGATTTCTTTCAGGGTATTCGTAAGAGTTGCGAAGCCTGTGTGGCGGCTGTAGGCGTATAGGAAACCAAGCTGTCTGGTTTCAAGCGTCAGGAAGATTCTTCCTCTACGACAGCTGAACACTGACACCTATTAAGTCCTCGACCCGTTTAGTTAAAAATAACAGGCTGACAAAAACCTCTTAGTCATACCCCCCCTGTTATGGAATATAGAAATATTGGCCGCACAGGCCTGAAAGTCTCCGAAATTTGCCTAGGCTCAATGACCTTCGGTCTCTACACGGACGAAACGGAAGCCGACCGCATGCTCGGTCTCTCCATAGATGCCGGTGTCAATTTCGTGGATACGGCCAACGCTTATATCGGTGGAAAGTCGGAAACCATTCTCGGCAATATCATGGGCAAGCGCAGGGAAGACCTGGTCTTAGCTACGAAATTCTTTAACCCGATGGGAAAAGGCCCCAATGATTCCGGCTGGTCTCGGTCACACTTAATGAAATCAATTGAGGACAGTCTCAAGCGATTGAAAACCGACTACATCGATATCTTCTATATTCACCACGTAGACATTCAAACGCCCATTGAGGAAACACTTCGCGCACTGAACGATCTGGTGAGCCAAGGCAAAATCCGCTATCTGGCATGCAGTAACTTTGAAGCCTGGCGCATGATGGACGCCCTCTGGATCAGCGACCACCACGACTGGTCCCGCATAGAGTGCTACCAACCTCAATACAGTCTCTTAGTTCGGGACATCGAAGATGAGCTCATTCCTCTTTGCCAACACAAAGGCGTTGGAGTGGTGGTTTGGGCGCCGCTCGCAGGTGGATTTCTCACGGGAAAGTATCGACCAGGTGCAGAACGTAATCTTGAGGGAACACGTTCAGCCGATGGATGGTGTTTTCCAGATCCTTTTTACGCGGCTAATTCAGAAGACATCTTAACCAC
This genomic stretch from Opitutia bacterium ISCC 52 harbors:
- a CDS encoding TetR family transcriptional regulator, encoding MNETQIKILDAAESEVADCGFAGASIRNITQRAGVNIASINYHFGSKEELIKQLFIYRITPLNDQRLAMLRQAQEKTIDGLVPVSELVDILVRPAVSKLMSKEGRRFAQAIARCMSEPLDFMCELDEEIFQEIFQTFLLAFQKALPELDMAAVMNKLHFIICSMVGFMMHFPRLQFIGRGMSGSDFDQFLDQYIDFIATGIESAPVHVTQ
- a CDS encoding nucleoside deaminase; the encoded protein is MNNDPFMEAAIEEARKGLVEGGIPIGSVIVHDGKIIGRGHNRCIQSGSAILHGEMDALENAGRLPASIYRECTLYATLSPCSMCTGAILLYGIPKVIIGENQTFMGEEDLLRSKRVETVVIQIQECIDIMTSFVENNPSLWNEDIGTTP
- a CDS encoding alkaline phosphatase D family protein; the encoded protein is MNKTTIFLSFLALTIGSSVHATYFGNGMKIGEVDQESAIIWTRLTRDAEFNMQGHMWIEYEVPPERGRKEYASRMPEGATLNDMAFSMPGIEGEVRLIYWPEDDTSNVVQKDWTPVNPNQDHTTQIQIDGLEPNTQYEIVLASRNTDGKLEASVTGEFKTAPAVSQEEEVTFTVVTCHDFIRRDDLVNGHNIYPSMARMVKPDFMVHAGDIEYYDKPDPWARSAELARHKWNRLFALPYQVDFYRQFASYFIKDDHETLKNDAWPGQNYGDLTWEQGLAIYREQVPMGEKTYRTIRWGKDVQIWMVEGRDFRSPNTMPDGPGKTIWGEEQKAWLFNSMKTSDASFKILISPTPIVGPDRGSKNDNHANEGFTWEGDQVREFLSTLDNTFVLCGDRHWQYATVHPETGVREYSAGSGSDLHAGGFKYSLRTEAHKFLRIEGGFLSVNVQREEGVPQVTFTHHDVDGNPVNVEVFKAE
- a CDS encoding fumarate hydratase, whose product is MATPEFHYQNPFPLTGDRTEYNLLSSEYVEVSEFEGKPILKVHPEALAMVAQAAMRDIAFFLRPEHLEMVSAILEDPESSDNDRNVALTLLKNAEVSSHGILPFCQDTGTAIIMGNKGQQVWTDSNDAEALSKGVYNTYTKENLRYSQNAPLSMYEEKNTGTNLPAQIDLYATEGMEYKFLFVAKGGGSANKTYFYQKTRAVLNPVALQKFLLEQMGTLGTAACPPYHVAFVIGGTSAEANLKHVKLASTKYYDELPKEGNEHGQAFRDVELENQLLEQSRKLGYGAQFGGKYFALDVRVIRLPRHGASCPIGMGVSCSADRNMKAKINKDGIWLEKLETNPGRFIPDHLREADYQGVVKVDLNRPMTEILAQLSELKVETQLSLTGTIIVARDIAHAKLLERLEKDGDLPDYFKNHPVYYAGPAKTPEGLPSGSFGPTTAGRMDSYVEPFQAVGGSMIMLAKGNRSQQVTDACQKHGGFYLGSIGGPAAILAQDNIKKVELVEYEELGMEAVWKIDVEDFPAFILVDDKGNDFFQGIRKSCEACVAAVGV
- a CDS encoding aldo/keto reductase is translated as MEYRNIGRTGLKVSEICLGSMTFGLYTDETEADRMLGLSIDAGVNFVDTANAYIGGKSETILGNIMGKRREDLVLATKFFNPMGKGPNDSGWSRSHLMKSIEDSLKRLKTDYIDIFYIHHVDIQTPIEETLRALNDLVSQGKIRYLACSNFEAWRMMDALWISDHHDWSRIECYQPQYSLLVRDIEDELIPLCQHKGVGVVVWAPLAGGFLTGKYRPGAERNLEGTRSADGWCFPDPFYAANSEDILTTLLEVEEDLGRSPAQVALRWVVEQPAITSAIVGARNCEQLKDNLLAGSWKLDDASRVKLTKVSEPRVRYPKSMETPMLPRRQDAIDMPSLADPKSE